The Actinomyces sp. oral taxon 414 genome has a segment encoding these proteins:
- a CDS encoding OmpA family protein yields MKHPQFPRLRPVLALAVVLTLAVTACSGGADTAGAPAPTSAQAPASPSETPAPSRNSTAAPSRTATAAPTTDSKYAVPGYAEGQIPPVPLFALPDLSLLTASTGVFTPDLTKNLTSRPGITVSPARCDQNGVFNGRSTVVGDGSGVIRSDDGSSVANNGDGSGVYNNGEVTITNNGDGSGTYRDGRTTITVNGDGSGTYRDNEITVAINGDGSGTYNNSRTGESIANNGDGSGTYRSGEITIVNNGDGSGNYTNSRTGLYVGNDGRGDAQVNINNEGLRTVKADPLPPIKPLGNFPTLDAIQPIESCGTVITLEDELLFDFGSFQVREDSAQTISELSTLLKDAGAPTAHVYGHTDSVSDDAFNQTLSEQRAQAVVEALRANGVTTSLDATGFGETRPVAPNENSDGSDNPAGRQLNRRVEVFVPAF; encoded by the coding sequence ATGAAGCATCCCCAGTTCCCGCGCCTCCGCCCGGTCCTGGCCCTCGCCGTCGTCCTGACCCTCGCCGTGACAGCCTGCTCGGGCGGCGCCGACACCGCCGGCGCCCCGGCCCCGACGTCCGCCCAGGCCCCAGCCTCGCCGTCGGAGACGCCGGCTCCGAGCAGGAACAGCACCGCGGCTCCGAGCAGGACTGCCACCGCGGCCCCCACCACCGACAGCAAGTACGCCGTGCCCGGCTACGCGGAGGGGCAGATCCCGCCAGTGCCGCTGTTCGCCCTGCCCGACCTGTCCCTCCTGACGGCGTCGACCGGCGTTTTCACCCCGGACCTGACCAAGAATCTCACCTCCCGGCCGGGCATCACCGTCTCCCCGGCCCGCTGCGACCAGAACGGCGTCTTCAACGGCAGGTCCACCGTCGTGGGGGATGGCAGCGGCGTGATCCGCTCCGACGACGGCTCCTCGGTGGCCAATAACGGCGACGGATCGGGCGTTTACAACAACGGCGAGGTCACTATCACCAACAATGGTGACGGGTCGGGCACCTACCGCGACGGGAGGACCACGATCACCGTCAATGGTGACGGGTCGGGCACCTACCGTGATAACGAGATCACCGTCGCCATCAATGGTGATGGATCGGGTACCTACAACAACTCGCGGACCGGTGAGTCCATTGCCAATAACGGCGACGGTTCAGGCACCTACCGCAGCGGCGAGATCACCATCGTCAACAACGGCGACGGGTCGGGCAATTACACCAATTCCCGGACGGGCCTGTACGTCGGGAACGACGGCCGCGGCGATGCCCAGGTCAATATCAATAACGAAGGCTTGCGCACGGTCAAGGCCGATCCCCTGCCCCCGATCAAGCCCCTGGGGAACTTCCCCACTCTCGACGCCATTCAGCCGATCGAATCCTGCGGGACCGTCATCACGCTGGAGGACGAGCTGCTGTTCGACTTCGGGTCCTTCCAGGTGCGCGAGGACTCCGCCCAGACCATCTCGGAGCTGTCGACGCTGCTCAAGGATGCCGGGGCGCCGACGGCGCACGTCTACGGCCACACCGACTCGGTCTCCGACGACGCCTTCAACCAGACCCTGTCCGAGCAGCGGGCCCAGGCGGTGGTCGAGGCGCTCAGGGCCAACGGCGTGACGACGAGCCTGGACGCGACCGGCTTCGGCGAGACCAGGCCCGTGGCGCCCAATGAGAACTCGGACGGTTCGGACAACCCGGCCGGCCGCCAGCTCAACCGCCGCGTGGAGGTCTTCGTCCCCGCCTTCTGA
- a CDS encoding sensor histidine kinase: MLVWLVPVGVLIAAVLGLRLGAGDVELLVRAPLWLVTAQAGGILLGAAALVAAVRARGARDARLARVRSEEEARTRHRQFLRRLDHELKNPLTAVRAAVADASPGAPPGVVVNLEVVDAQSRRMSRLLTDLRKLAELETASLALEDVDLAETVTDAVGAVMEEAAGRGAAVRLRLDLPRVPWPLPHVRGDGDLLYSAVYNVVSNAAKYTPPGGVVEVRGREERGVVTIEVADTGIGVPEADRELVFRELGRASNAQGLPGSGLGLSLVRTIVQRHGGTVRMASREGVGTRVWLALPVAGPPGGGPVA; encoded by the coding sequence TTGCTGGTCTGGCTCGTTCCCGTCGGGGTCCTGATCGCCGCCGTCCTGGGCCTGCGCCTGGGCGCCGGCGACGTCGAACTGCTCGTGCGGGCGCCCCTGTGGCTCGTGACCGCGCAGGCCGGCGGGATCCTCCTGGGTGCGGCCGCCCTCGTGGCGGCGGTGCGGGCGCGGGGGGCGCGGGACGCCCGCCTGGCCCGCGTCCGCAGCGAGGAGGAGGCCCGGACCCGGCACCGCCAGTTCCTGCGGCGCCTGGACCACGAGCTCAAGAATCCCCTGACGGCGGTGCGCGCCGCCGTCGCCGACGCCTCGCCGGGGGCCCCGCCGGGTGTTGTCGTCAATCTGGAGGTCGTCGACGCCCAGTCGCGGCGTATGAGCCGCCTGCTCACCGACCTGCGCAAGCTCGCCGAGCTGGAGACGGCGTCCCTGGCCCTGGAGGACGTCGACCTCGCCGAGACAGTGACCGACGCCGTCGGCGCCGTGATGGAGGAGGCGGCCGGGCGCGGCGCGGCGGTGCGGCTGCGCCTCGACCTGCCCCGGGTGCCCTGGCCCCTGCCTCACGTGCGCGGCGACGGCGACCTGCTCTACTCGGCCGTCTACAACGTCGTGTCCAATGCGGCCAAGTACACCCCGCCCGGCGGCGTCGTCGAGGTGCGCGGACGCGAGGAGCGCGGAGTGGTGACGATCGAGGTGGCCGACACCGGCATCGGCGTGCCCGAGGCGGATCGTGAGCTCGTCTTCCGCGAGCTCGGGCGGGCCTCCAACGCCCAGGGCCTGCCGGGCTCGGGGCTGGGGCTGTCGCTGGTGCGCACCATCGTCCAGCGCCACGGCGGGACGGTGCGCATGGCCTCCCGCGAGGGCGTGGGCACCCGGGTCTGGCTCGCGCTGCCCGTGGCCGGGCCGCCCGGCGGCGGGCCTGTCGCATGA